The following are from one region of the Phormidium sp. PBR-2020 genome:
- a CDS encoding glutamate synthase subunit beta — protein MGKPTGFMEYLREVAEDVAPSDRIHNWDEFHLPMAEEQLRDQGARCMDCGTPFCHTGIEISRMASGCPINNLIPEWNDLVYRGLWSEALDRLHKTNNFPEFTGRVCPAPCEGACVLGITSPPVTIKSIENAIAEKGWESGWITPTPPSQRTGKTVAIVGSGPAGLAAADQLNQAGHWVTVYERADRPGGLLMYGIPNMKLDKQGVVMRRLDVLEAEGITFVCNTEVGKDLPAQQLLNEFDAVILCTGATKPRDLPIEGRDLQGIHFAMEFLTGNTRTLLAGENTSDFISAAGKDVVIIGGGDTGTDCVGTSIRQGCKSVTQLEIMPRPPETRAANNPWPEWPKIYRMDYGQEEAAAKFGDDPRAYVRTATKFEGDEQGKLKAVHTVEVNWAKDDQGRFIPQHVAGTEKVLPAQLVLLAMGFLGPEQPLLDALGLERDGRSNVKADHGEYQTSLPNVFAAGDCRRGQSLVVWAINEGRGVAQACDRFLMGSSDLP, from the coding sequence ATGGGAAAACCAACTGGCTTCATGGAATATCTGCGCGAGGTGGCCGAAGACGTGGCCCCGAGCGATCGGATTCACAATTGGGATGAATTTCATCTGCCTATGGCGGAGGAACAACTGCGGGATCAGGGGGCGCGGTGTATGGATTGTGGTACGCCCTTTTGCCATACGGGGATTGAAATTAGCCGCATGGCCAGCGGTTGCCCGATTAATAATCTGATTCCAGAATGGAATGATTTGGTCTATCGGGGTCTCTGGTCGGAGGCTCTCGATCGCCTCCATAAAACCAATAATTTCCCCGAATTTACGGGCCGGGTTTGCCCTGCGCCCTGTGAGGGAGCCTGTGTTTTGGGGATTACCAGTCCGCCGGTGACGATTAAAAGTATTGAAAACGCCATTGCTGAAAAGGGTTGGGAATCTGGCTGGATTACCCCCACGCCCCCCAGTCAACGGACCGGCAAAACGGTGGCGATCGTTGGTTCTGGCCCGGCGGGGTTAGCGGCGGCGGATCAACTCAACCAGGCGGGCCATTGGGTGACAGTGTATGAACGGGCCGATCGCCCCGGTGGCCTGCTGATGTACGGCATCCCCAATATGAAGCTGGATAAACAGGGGGTGGTGATGCGCCGCCTCGATGTGTTGGAAGCCGAAGGGATCACCTTTGTTTGCAATACGGAGGTGGGCAAAGATCTACCGGCCCAGCAATTGCTCAATGAATTTGATGCGGTGATTCTCTGCACCGGAGCCACAAAACCCCGCGACTTGCCCATTGAAGGTCGGGACTTGCAGGGGATTCACTTCGCCATGGAATTCCTCACCGGCAACACCCGCACCTTGTTAGCGGGGGAAAACACCAGTGATTTCATCTCAGCGGCGGGTAAGGATGTGGTCATCATCGGGGGTGGCGATACGGGAACCGATTGTGTCGGCACCTCGATCCGCCAGGGTTGCAAGAGCGTCACCCAATTAGAAATTATGCCCCGGCCGCCGGAAACCCGCGCCGCCAATAACCCCTGGCCCGAATGGCCGAAAATCTACCGCATGGACTACGGCCAGGAGGAAGCAGCGGCCAAGTTTGGCGATGATCCCCGCGCCTATGTGCGCACCGCAACCAAGTTTGAAGGGGATGAGCAGGGCAAGCTTAAAGCCGTGCATACTGTCGAAGTGAATTGGGCCAAAGATGACCAAGGCCGGTTTATTCCCCAGCACGTAGCCGGGACAGAAAAGGTGTTGCCGGCCCAGTTGGTGCTATTGGCCATGGGCTTTTTGGGGCCAGAGCAGCCATTGCTGGATGCCCTGGGTTTGGAGCGCGATGGCCGCAGCAACGTCAAGGCAGACCATGGGGAGTATCAAACCAGTTTGCCCAATGTGTTTGCGGCGGGAGATTGTCGTCGGGGTCAAAGTTTGGTGGTTTGGGCGATTAATGAGGGTCGAGGGGTGGCCCAGGCCTGCGATCGCTTCCTCATGGGTAGCAGCGACCTCCCCTAG